TGCGCAGACTAGAATGGTGGAAATTGTACACCTCGTCCCAATTCTCAGCACGCCTCCGCTCAAACTCCCTAAGATGGTACCTGTTGTTCCGATACGGCCCCAAGTATCCCGCTTCACCTGCGTAGCCCGAGTCTACCAGGTAGTACCTGCCTGCAAACCACGATACACATAATCAATTTCAGCTACACTTGAATTTCAAAACATCTAAGTCGTGTACCCTTGATAGTCAGCATACCTTCAGGTGGGTGCGGGAAACCTGGCACCGCCCAAGCGTCCCTCAGCACCTTCATGTCGTGGACTGCCCCCGCCTTGCCAACACCAACAAAAGTGAACCACATGTCAAAGTCGCAAACAGCTATGACATTTTGGCTGGTCCATCCTTTCCTATTTGTGAAATCATCATGTGCTTTCCGATCAACACACACCCTGATGTGGGTTCCATCTAAGGCACCGATGCAGCCATCAAAGAAAGGTGTGTACTTCCCTAGTCTCTCATGCACCGTTGTGTAATGTGCGTCCCTAGGCCTAAGAATTGCATCTGCAAATGACACCACCGACTCCAGCACTTCCCCAAACTTGTCGTGCCTCAGCCCGGAGTCACCCGGGAATGACGACATCCCCTCTCAGCCGGATACCACGGCCCCTCAGGATTTGATGGGCCAGGAAACTGATGATGGAGCAGTCGCAGTCGTGCCTGTGCTGGTGGATGACTTCGTTGCGAGATTCAGGGCTCCGCTTCCTTAGGCAATTCTCTCCACGCCTAACCTCAGAACCACGAGGCCAGTAAGAGGGAGGGAAATCGATGACGAGGACCTGCTGCCCAAGAGGAGTGCGAGGCTAGCTGCAAAGAGCAAATTCCGTGAGGCCAAGCCCGAAGCGCAGGCAAGGAAGATCCTCATGAAGAAGCTTGGGGTGGAGGTGGAAACGCAGGAGCCAGACACGGCATCATTTGACGAGTTCCACACCGCCTTCACCTCGCCGTTACCGGCGGAGACTAGGGTGGCCATGCAGCCGTACTACCTGGGGAAAGGTTGCCGGTCGGCCGAGGTAACAGCCGCGGTCTAGGGCTACGCACGCCTGAGTCGTCCTTTCCATGTTTTAGCTATGTTAGCTCAGAACATTCTGATTTGGAACGTTCGCGGTCTAAATTCGCGAGCGCGTCGTGATGTTGTACGGGAGTTTGTGGCGCAGGAGTCGGCCACGGTCGCTTGTCTCGTGGAGACAAAAACTGCTGTAATGCCGGCTGCTATGGCCAATGACTTAATGGGAATGGCGCTTGATTATGTGTGCTTGCCGGCCGTCGGGGCCTCTGGGGGT
Above is a genomic segment from Miscanthus floridulus cultivar M001 chromosome 3, ASM1932011v1, whole genome shotgun sequence containing:
- the LOC136543332 gene encoding uncharacterized protein, whose amino-acid sequence is MSSFPGDSGLRHDKFGEVLESVVSFADAILRPRDAHYTTVHERLGKYTPFFDGCIGALDGTHIRVCVDRKAHDDFTNRKGWTSQNVIAVCDFDMWFTFVGVGKAGAVHDMKVLRDAWAVPGFPHPPEGRYYLVDSGYAGEAGYLGPYRNNRYHLREFERRRAENWDEVYNFHHSSLRNDMGKVRDWVKFGVASLQLK